The following is a genomic window from Sutcliffiella horikoshii.
CCAACAACTCAGGGACAATGGATAAAAACGGAGATGGTATTCAACTCGAGGAGATGTTCAGACCTGGTGACGACGGCGCTGCATCTATTATTTCCGGCACACTCGAAATGTCCAATGTGGACTTATCTGAGGAATTTACGGAGATGATCACGGCTCAAAGAGGGTTCCAAGCGAACACGAGAATCATCACGACATCAGATGAAATTCTTCAAGAGCTTGTCAATCTGAAGCGATAAAGGGGGAAGGGCTGAGTTGAAATAACTTAGCCCGACTGAAATGATAAAGCTAACAAAGCTCAATGGAAGGCCTTTTGCGCTCAATGTTTGGTTGATTGAGCAGGTAGAGGAAACACCTGATACGATGATTACCTTAAATAATGGTAAAAAGGTGTTAGTCAAAGAAAGAATGGAAGAAGTGGTCCTGCATTGCAAAGAGTTCTTCGCTCATATGCATCATGGAACACATTTGGAGGGTAAAAAAGATGTTTGGCAATAAGTTACTTAATATCATGATCATTATCCTTCTTGGAATATCACTTATAGGAGTAATCGCATTGGTTACTGTGGATAAATTCTATGCGGATGAATCAACTGATGAGCCCACCATTGATGAAATCATAAAATACTCCGTTGATTTTGATGAAATGACAACGAACCTGCAAAGCGGGGGCTATGTACGTTTAAAGATGAAAGTCCAAACAGATAGTAAAAAAGCGACGGAAGAACTATTGAAAAGAGATTTCCAGGTTCAAAACATCGTGATACACCAAATTGCCAGCAAGACTGCTTCTGATTTTGAAGGTGGAAAAGGTCTGACGCAACTTGAAGAGGAAATTCAACAAAAAATCAATGAAGTGATGCAGGACGGAGAAATCGTGAAAGTCTATACAACCTCCTTTCTTCTTCAAAATTAATCACCCAAGAGATCCATGTAAATTAGGAGGTGGTGGATATGTCGACAGAAGTGATGTCACAAAGTGAAATCGATGCGCTTCTTTCTGCCCTATCGACAGGGGAAATGAACGCCGAGGAGCTAAAGAAGGAAAATCAGGAGAAAAAAGTTAAAGTTTATGACTTTAAAAGGGCGCTTCGGTTTTCCAAAGATCAAATCAGAAATTTAACAAGAATACATGAAAACTTTGCTAGATTGTTAACGACCTATTTTTCTGCTCAACTGCGTACCTACATACAAATCAGTGTTGCATCTGTAGATCAACTGCCATATGAAGAATTCATTCGTTCGATACCTAAAATGACCATTCTGAATGTATTTGAAGTGGCACCGCTTGAAGGAAGGGTAGTTCTTGAAATAAACCCAACGATTGCGTATGCAATGCTTGACAGGCAACTTGGAGGCAAGGGAACGGGCGTTAATAAAGTGGACAGCTTAACAGAAATAGAAACAAAGCTTATGACAACGCTTTTTGAGGGAGCCATTGAGAATTTCGGCGAAGCATGGGATACGATAGCGGACATTCAACCGTTTCTTTCAGATTTAGAAGTGAACCCGCAGTTTCTTCAATTAGTTTCTCCGAATGAAACAGTAATAGTCATTTCCATG
Proteins encoded in this region:
- a CDS encoding flagellar FlbD family protein → MIKLTKLNGRPFALNVWLIEQVEETPDTMITLNNGKKVLVKERMEEVVLHCKEFFAHMHHGTHLEGKKDVWQ
- the fliM gene encoding flagellar motor switch protein FliM — encoded protein: MSTEVMSQSEIDALLSALSTGEMNAEELKKENQEKKVKVYDFKRALRFSKDQIRNLTRIHENFARLLTTYFSAQLRTYIQISVASVDQLPYEEFIRSIPKMTILNVFEVAPLEGRVVLEINPTIAYAMLDRQLGGKGTGVNKVDSLTEIETKLMTTLFEGAIENFGEAWDTIADIQPFLSDLEVNPQFLQLVSPNETVIVISMNITIGEVTGMINICIPHVVLEPVIPKLSAHYWMEEKNKVRQDHEIATLEKAIRATALTVTTELGHSEISFSDLLNITIGDVLPLQQKIDEPIIVKVDNKPSFYGQVGQVKKNMAVQILEKIKEGYEDDE
- the fliL gene encoding flagellar basal body-associated protein FliL; this translates as MFGNKLLNIMIIILLGISLIGVIALVTVDKFYADESTDEPTIDEIIKYSVDFDEMTTNLQSGGYVRLKMKVQTDSKKATEELLKRDFQVQNIVIHQIASKTASDFEGGKGLTQLEEEIQQKINEVMQDGEIVKVYTTSFLLQN